In the Juglans microcarpa x Juglans regia isolate MS1-56 chromosome 6D, Jm3101_v1.0, whole genome shotgun sequence genome, one interval contains:
- the LOC121235511 gene encoding uncharacterized protein LOC121235511, giving the protein MDDPEDTSRDNVLWGDAMEEIFIDMLYQDALQGRLKGRKITFREHGAYAQRLTAVGKKVFDGNQVRGKLTRLKGMQRLFTDLLSQTGMGWDPDTKTVVPSDECWENAIRIKAKWGRFRTFGCPKYEELCTIFGASVAYGTMQHASTQLPVDSDEERHLDEEMRARRPPVLGHRQGLPIDNDDFIDLMGIGSPSVDAVTQSSRRPKTRKKSDFEVQLSEAVEEVKLTQRARRKRYEDQEAVESSKRSKESQPSDGTNGGYDPINYCATLLSELFPRLEPSQLVRAIKELLNPDMRQFFLSLDATGRDDWARNC; this is encoded by the exons ATGGATGACCCAGAAGACACAAGCCGGGATAATGTGCTTTGGGGCGATGCCATGGAGGAGATATTCATCGACATGCTCTATCAAGACGCCCTTCAAGGTAGATTAAAGGGCCGAAAGATAACATTTAGAGAGCATGGAGCTTATGCACAGCGACTCACCGCTGTTGGGAAGAAAGTGTTTGACGGGAACCAGGTTCGTGGAAAATTGACGAGGTTGAAGGGGATGCAACGCTTGTTTACCGATTTGTTGAGCCAAACTGGTATGGGTTGGGATCCCGACACAAAGACAGTAGTCCCGAGTGACGAGTGCTGGGAAAATGCCATTAgg ATTAAAGCGAAATGGGGGAGGTTTCGTACTTTTGGTTGCCCAAAGTACGAGGAGCTGTGCACCATATTTGGCGCTTCAGTTGCATACGGGACTATGCAACACGCATCAACACAGCTGCCCGTAGATAGCGACGAGGAGCGGCACCTGGATGAGGAGATGCGGGCTCGACGCCCTCCCGTACTAGGCCATCGACAGGGATTGCCCATTGACAATGATGACTTTATTGACTTGATGGGGATCGGGTCACCTTCAGTCGATGCAGTGACACAATCATCACGTAGGCCGAAGACAAGAAAGAAGAGCGATTTTGAGGTGCAGCTTTCTGAGGCCGTGGAGGAGGTGAAACTGACGCAGAGAGCGAGGCGTAAACGATATGAGGATCAAGAAGCTGTGGAATCATCGAAGCGCAGCAAAGAGTCACAGCCTAGTGATGGGACCAATGGGGGGTATGATCCGATTAATTATTGTGCGACGTTGCTCAGCGAGCTTTTCCCGAGGTTGGAGCCATCCCAACTTGTTCGCGCAATTAAGGAATTACTAAACCCAGATATGCGACAGTTTTTCTTGTCCTTGGATGCTACAGGGAGGGACGATTGGGCCCGTAATTGTTAA
- the LOC121233969 gene encoding putative nuclease HARBI1 has protein sequence MESYVLCPVLRLQGCIGAIDGTMIDAVVPAEVREAYRNRHGKVAQNVLCVCDLDMKFTFLYTGWEGSSHDARVFIDALSQGRNAFPMPLDGHYYLVDSAYPCTRGFMPPYPRERYHRSDRQGQRGFRGCKDYFNHRHSCIRNVIERTFGVLKSRFRILRLMPGYKVGRQGDLIIACCTLHNFIRMTSPNDWLFEEWRDMELSPSGRAYSDAAISGNHPDMTVESAQAMAAIRDDIAKRMWEAMSGH, from the exons ATGGAATCATATGTATTATGTCCGGTTCTTCGTTTGCAGGGATGCATTGGTGCAATTGATGGGACCATGATCGACGCTGTTGTACCTGCAGAGGTGCGTGAGGCATATCGCAACCGGCATGGCAAAGTTGCCCAAAACGTATTGTGTGTATGTGACTTGGACATGAAGTTCACATTCTTGTACACTGGTTGGGAGGGAAGCTCGCATGATGCACGTGTATTCATCGATGCATTGTCTCAGGGCCGCAACGCATTTCCAATGCCTCTCGAtg GTCATTATTATCTAGTCGATTCGGCGTACCCATGTACTCGAGGATTTATGCCCCCTTACCCTAGAGAGAGATATCATAGAAGTGACCGTCAGGGTCAGCGGGGATTTAGGGGGtgtaaagattattttaatcatCGTCATTCATGCATTCGTAACGTAATAGAACGTACATTTGGGGTCTTGAAATCACGATTTAGAATTTTAAGACTCATGCCTGGTTATAAAGTTGGGAGGCAAGGGGATCTGATCATTGCATGTTGTACGTTACACAATTTTATTAGAATGACGAGCCCGAATGACTGGTTGTTCGAGGAGTGGAGAGATATGGAGCTCAGTCCAAGCGGTCGTGCATATAGCGACGCCGCAATTTCAGGAAATCATCCTGACATGACCGTCGAATCAGCCCAAGCTATGGCTGCAATTAGGGATGACATTGCCAAACGTATGTGGGAAGCTATGAGTGGTCATTGA